A window of Trichomycterus rosablanca isolate fTriRos1 chromosome 5, fTriRos1.hap1, whole genome shotgun sequence contains these coding sequences:
- the LOC134314946 gene encoding histone-lysine N-methyltransferase PRDM9-like has protein sequence MESENGRKSGVETPDPVHSQDGKTEPEAWMTSNRGTSRSVKHIISKDDQDARVLKKPKEEETDDEHDGIFSVGETLCFMEQITPVDQLNGGFLKKPVKEEEPKDEDHFYGEECSSIINKSEVHGPALFICDNPVPVGIAGRARQTLPPGLEVRESGILNAGLGVFNKAETIPAGAHFGPYQGDLVNREEAMKSGYSWVIFKNSQCEKYIDAIRETHSNWMRYVNCACNNEEHNLVAFQYQEMILYRCCRPIKHGQELLVWYDEEYSKDFELFDQLWKTKSSAEETKSSQQQLFSCSLCVFSSTTQIYLHRHIRSCHHHEYIRLLKSGEIKYENLMPTTSSCSQHKSSASLSNNSLHTQIKKEILHCSHCERGFTEPSLLKIHQRIHTGEKPYQCSQCGKSFTQIGTLQRHQRIHTGEKPFRCTQCGKSFTQKSTLQLHERIHTGEKPYQCSQCGRSFTYQIALQLHEHIHTGEKPHHCLECGKSFTQKSDLQRHRRIHTGEKPYHCSQCGKNFTDKGTLKRHQLIHTGEKPYRCVLCTKSFARQSHLHSHQRIHIKE, from the exons ATGGAATCAGAAAACGGAAGAAAATCTGGTGTAGAGACTCCTGATCCTGTTCACTCACAG GATGGAAAGACAGAGCCAGAGGCATGGATGACTTCAAATAGAGGAACATCAAGGTCTGTGAAACACATCATCTCCAAGGACGATCAGGATGCAAGAGTTCTGAAGAAGCCTAAAGAGGAAGAAACTGATGATGAACATGATGGCATCT TCTCAGTTGGAGAAACACTATGCTTCATGGAACAGATCACCCCTGTGGACCAGCTGAATGGAGGATTCCTGAAGAAGCCTGTGAAAGAGGAAGAACCAAAAGATGAAGATCACTTCT ACGGTGAAGAGTGCAGTTCCATCATAAACAAGAGTGAGGTTCATGGTCCAGCTCTGTTTATCTGTGATAACCCTGTTCCAGTGGGTATTGCTGGCCGAGCAAGGCAAACCCTTCCGCCTGGTTTAGAGGTCCGGGAGTCTGGTATTCTTAATGCCGGCCTGGGAGTGTTTAATAAAGCAGAGACGATTCCAGCTGGTGCACACTTTGGTCCTTACCAGGGAGATCTTGTGAACAGAGAAGAGGCAATGAAGAGTGGATATTCTTGGGTG atattCAAGAATAGTCAGTGTGAGAAATACATAGATGCCATAAGAGAGACACATAGTAACTGGATGAG GTATGTGAATTGTGCTTGTAATAATGAAGAACATAATCTGGTGGCATTTCAGTATCAAGAGATGATTCTCTACCGCTGCTGTCGACCTATCAAACATGGACAGGAGCTCTTGGTTTGGTATGATGAAGAATATTCAAAAGATTTTGAACTATTTGACCAGCTTTGGAAGACAAAGAGCTCAGCTGAAG AAACAAAAAGCTCCCAGCAACAACTCTTCTCCTGCTCTTTGTGTGTATTttcctccaccactcaaatCTACCTCCACCGGCACATCAGGAGCTGCCACCACCACGAATATATTCGACTGCTGAAATCAGGAGAGATTAAATATGAGAACCTGATGCCCACAACCAGCTCCTGTAGTCAGCACAAATCTTCTGCTTCTCTCAGCAACAACTCCCTTcacacacaaataaagaaagaaattctCCACTGCTCGCACTGTGAGAGAGGTTTCACCGAACCCAGccttctcaaaatacaccagcgcattcacacaggagagaaaccgtatcagtgctcacagtgtgggaagagtttcacTCAAATAGGTACgctccaacgacaccagcgcattcacacgggaGAGAAGCCGTTCCGCTGCACCCAGTGCGGAAAGAGTTTCACGCAGAAGAGTACTCTCCAGCTACAtgagcgcattcacacaggagaaaaaccttatcagtgctcacagtgcggGAGGAGCTTTACCTACCAGATAGCGCTCCAACTGCAcgagcacattcacactggagaaaaaccacatcactgcttagagtgtgggaagagttttactcaaaagAGTGATCTCCAACGGCACCggcgcattcatacaggagagaagccatatcactgctcgcAGTGCGGGAAGAACTTTACAGATAAAGGCACTCTCAAACGGCACCAGCTCATCCACacgggagagaagccgtatcgcTGCGTATTGTGCACGAAGAGTTTT